A section of the Streptococcus oriscaviae genome encodes:
- the relB gene encoding type II toxin-antitoxin system RelB family antitoxin, with protein MSTLSKPIAVRFDEDLVQLIEEVSAGQHMTKTDFIREAVLEKLEDMYDLAKAETTYQEWADSGKETYSHDEMMKRYG; from the coding sequence ATGTCAACCTTATCAAAACCAATTGCGGTACGCTTTGATGAAGATTTGGTTCAGTTGATTGAAGAAGTTTCTGCTGGCCAACACATGACAAAGACAGATTTTATTCGAGAAGCTGTCCTAGAGAAATTAGAAGATATGTACGACCTTGCAAAGGCAGAAACTACCTATCAAGAGTGGGCTGACAGCGGCAAGGAAACTTATAGTCACGATGAGATGATGAAGCGCTATGGCTAA